The sequence tttttttcatcccaatgttaattttttagataaagaaaTTAATTCTAGGCGTTTGCATCCTCCGATGCATAAAACCTCTTGTTCATAATTACGTAGTCTCATCCTAGAATATTGAAAGGATTGGAAGGTAAGGAAAAACATGAAAGGTGGATATAAGGATTATTCACATATTCTATTAAGCCGTCACCAATTTTTGATGAATATTTCCATAGCCACCACCTACAAAGCTTAGCATGCTTTAAAAAAATCTTCCCTTTGATCCTCCCTCGGTAGTAACCTTTAGAACCGCTACCAGTAGGTCTCCTGAAAATTACctacaataataatatattagaaGTATGATTGAATACAATATCAATTCAACATAGCCATATTAACCAAAAGATGATAGCTATCCCCACTAACCTCTTATTCTTAGTTCTCGCTCTCTTTTCTCTTAGCCAACTATCCATAATGTGACATGTACTGCTAGGCTTTTTAATACCTAAGGCATTAGAGATAATTTGGCAACATATTCTAGCAAAGTAGTATTGAAAGAAATTATGATTAATGATTTCATTCTAGTTGCAAAAACATAATTTTTGGTTTTCATTCCAGTTTCTTTTAATCAGATTATCCTTAATCAAAAGAATACCTCTACCTAAGTATCATAAGAAAGTCTTAATCTTAAATAGAATCTTGAGTTTTCATAGACATTTGGCGATGATAATGGTAGATCTTGATACCATTTGCTTGTACATAGATTGAATTGAGAATAGTCCATATGCATGCAAATCCCACCTAAATATGTCTTGTTCATTCATTACATAATTGAACAGAAACTATTTATGACACCATATGCTGCTAATCAATTAATTTATCTCCTACAATTGGTCTGCGAAAAGAGAGATTTAGCGGTAAAGATCGCATAACATCCGCCACTGTGACTTATTTCCTTCTAACACATTATACAATATCGAATATTACATACTAAGAGGAGTATTAACTAACCATCTATCATTCTAGAATCTAATCTAGCAGTCACTGTGAACTTTGAAGGAACCTCATTTCGGAAAGTCATTTTTAACTTTTATAAACTCTAACAAAAATAAGAATCATCTGGTTTCCTTCTACCTAGGTGAACGTTTTACCTTATGTTAATTTGTGTGGTgaatgatttctttttttttcccccgCAAATTCTTGATCTTCACAGGCGGTGAATTTTGCGGTGCGATGGCGTACTACGGAGTTGGGACAAACCTGGTGAGTTATCTGACCAAGGTGCAGAAGCAAAGCAACGTCACCGCAGCGAGCAATATCGCTTCGTGGCAGGGCACCTGCTACCTCACTCCCCTTCTTGGAGCATTCTTGGCAGATTCGTATTGGGGAAGACATCGAACAATCGTTATTTCTCTGACAATCTTTACCATCGTAAGTGTAGGCATTTCTCAGTATTCTTCAAAATTCCTCTTTCTCTAAGCAATTGACATGTTAAGTTCAGAATTTTCAGAGGTACTATTTGGCAGCACCTATGTTCTTGTGGATTCAATTTTGGGCTGTTGAGTCATCGTTCCTTGATACTTTTTTTTGCAGGGAATGGTTCTACTGACACTTTCAGCAGTGGTTCCAGCAAGCATCCACACAACGGTGAACTCTCCTCAGGACGCCTTGCCTTCTCTGGGCCTCTTCCTGACAGCTCTGGGATTAGGTGGCATCTGGCCATGTGTTCCCACATTTGGCGCCGATCAATTCGACGACACCGATGGAACAGAGAAGGCGCAGAAGGAGCTCTACTACAACTGGTACTACTTCGCCGTCAATGGTGGTTTCTTCTTTGCGAGCACGCTCCTCGTGTGGGTTCAGGACAAATGTGGATGGGCATGGGGCTTCGGGATCCCTACGCTGTTTTCAGCCATAGGCATTGCCGGGTTTCTTGCCAGTATGAATCTGTACAGGTATCAGAAACCGGGAGGAAGCGCGCTCACTAGGATTTGCCAAGTTGTGGTTGCAGCCATTCGCAAGTTCCATGTGGATGTGCCGAATCACAGCTCTCTTCTGTATGAAATGCCAGGCAAGCAGTCTGCAATTCTAGGGAGCAAGAAGCTGATGCACACTGATGGACTAAGGTATGGTCTCCAGAGCTTCTGAAACACAATTTCTATTCAGTcagtcaaaattttattttttttgtctacTTTGAGTTCTAGATTTCAAACTCTATAAATTTTCTCTAAGGCTCTAATAAATAAACGATTGTCGTGCTTAGGTTCTTCGATCGAGCTGCCACCATCACTGCCTCTGATGAAACATCTGGCGATGTACCTAGTCTATGGAAGCTTTGCACAGTGACACAAGTGGAGGAGCTGAAGATCTTGGCAAGAATGATGCCTGTCCTACTAGCTGCTGTAATCTTCAACACGGCTGAAGCTCTGTTCCCATTGTTCATCGAACAAGGACAAGTCATGGACAACCACATTGACGGTTTCTCGATACCTCCCGCCTCTCTGACGACCTTCAACTGCGTCTGCATCCTCATCTTGGCGCCAGCATACAACAAGGTTCTTATGCCGACGGTGAGTAGGATCACTGGGATGAAGCGAGGATTGTCAGAGCTGCATCGCATCGGTGTCGGTACGGTTTTCGCAATGCTGTCGCTGGTTTCAGCTGCAATTGTTGAGATGGTGCGTCTGGGCATTGCCAGGAACAGAGGTCTAGTGCACCGTAACGCTGTGGTTCCGATGAATATCCTGTGGCAGGCACCACAGTACATCTTTGTAGGTGTGGCGAAGGTGTTCAGCGTGGTCGGTTTCATCGAATTTGCATACGAGCAGTCCCCGGATGCCATGAGAAGCTTGTGCCAGGCTTGCTCCCTCATCATGGTCACGCTTGGAAGCTATCTTGTCTCCATCATGTTAAAATTCATGGATTCGGTGACAGTGGGAAGGGGGAGCCATGGCTGGATCCCTGAAAACCTCAACGAAGGGCGTCTCGATCTGTTCTTCTGGTTGATGGCAGGATTGCAGTTGCTGAAT is a genomic window of Phragmites australis chromosome 24, lpPhrAust1.1, whole genome shotgun sequence containing:
- the LOC133907824 gene encoding protein NRT1/ PTR FAMILY 8.3-like, yielding MKGGSIREAEQEEKLPLLPLLRGQPSQDHGIRGNPASKRYTGKWRACYSILGGEFCGAMAYYGVGTNLVSYLTKVQKQSNVTAASNIASWQGTCYLTPLLGAFLADSYWGRHRTIVISLTIFTIGMVLLTLSAVVPASIHTTVNSPQDALPSLGLFLTALGLGGIWPCVPTFGADQFDDTDGTEKAQKELYYNWYYFAVNGGFFFASTLLVWVQDKCGWAWGFGIPTLFSAIGIAGFLASMNLYRYQKPGGSALTRICQVVVAAIRKFHVDVPNHSSLLYEMPGKQSAILGSKKLMHTDGLRFFDRAATITASDETSGDVPSLWKLCTVTQVEELKILARMMPVLLAAVIFNTAEALFPLFIEQGQVMDNHIDGFSIPPASLTTFNCVCILILAPAYNKVLMPTVSRITGMKRGLSELHRIGVGTVFAMLSLVSAAIVEMVRLGIARNRGLVHRNAVVPMNILWQAPQYIFVGVAKVFSVVGFIEFAYEQSPDAMRSLCQACSLIMVTLGSYLVSIMLKFMDSVTVGRGSHGWIPENLNEGRLDLFFWLMAGLQLLNLIAFVYCAMRYKRKLAT